In Bacteroidota bacterium, one DNA window encodes the following:
- a CDS encoding extracellular solute-binding protein, translating to MIQKSQTFFIFLIPAILIINSCGPGKKQEGSTGGKLKGTISISGAFALYPITVVWAEEFQKQYPGVRIDISAGGAGKGMTDVLSGMVDLAMFSREVSAEEVNNGAWKIAVTKDAVLPTINAGNPFMENIQKKGMKKEEFQELFLKENTLTWGSFFEGGKDSKINVYNRSDACGAAEMWGKYLGGNQESLEGVGVYGDPGMADAVKNDVYGIGFNNVVYVYDMNTRMKNEGLEVMPIDLNADGTIDTTESFYSDLDHIMAAIGEGRYPSPPARELYFISKGKPADATVLSFLEWILTEGQAFVNQAGYVRLPDTRIEEELKKIKPEEK from the coding sequence AAGAAGCAGGAAGGTTCTACGGGTGGTAAGCTGAAAGGGACAATCAGCATTTCCGGGGCCTTTGCCTTATACCCGATAACCGTAGTTTGGGCGGAGGAATTCCAGAAGCAATATCCGGGGGTCAGGATTGATATTTCTGCAGGTGGTGCAGGTAAGGGAATGACCGATGTTCTATCGGGCATGGTTGATCTCGCAATGTTTTCGAGGGAAGTCAGCGCTGAAGAAGTCAACAATGGAGCATGGAAAATTGCAGTTACCAAAGATGCTGTTTTACCTACCATTAATGCGGGAAATCCTTTTATGGAGAATATTCAGAAAAAAGGGATGAAAAAAGAGGAATTTCAGGAATTGTTCCTGAAAGAAAACACTTTGACATGGGGAAGCTTCTTTGAGGGAGGTAAGGATAGCAAGATAAATGTTTATAATCGTTCCGATGCATGTGGAGCCGCGGAGATGTGGGGTAAATATCTTGGAGGGAACCAGGAAAGCCTGGAGGGAGTCGGAGTATATGGAGATCCGGGGATGGCTGATGCTGTGAAGAATGATGTTTATGGGATTGGCTTCAACAATGTGGTTTATGTGTATGATATGAATACCCGGATGAAGAATGAAGGGCTTGAGGTCATGCCCATAGATCTCAATGCTGACGGGACAATTGACACTACTGAGTCTTTTTATAGTGACCTGGATCATATTATGGCTGCCATTGGAGAAGGAAGGTATCCATCTCCGCCTGCAAGAGAGCTGTATTTCATTTCAAAAGGAAAACCTGCCGATGCAACTGTACTTTCCTTCCTGGAATGGATACTAACAGAAGGACAGGCATTTGTAAATCAGGCAGGTTATGTGAGGCTTCCCGATACAAGGATAGAAGAGGAACTGAAAAAAATTAAACCCGAGGAAAAATAA
- the pstC gene encoding phosphate ABC transporter permease subunit PstC has product MILTLVFVILMPFFLGVGLYLKSSMLLGQESLWDLLFSSEWKPLSGKFGFLSFIISSTWVTLLALLIAGPICLLTAIHLTQYARSYVLRLMHPVIDILAGIPSVIYGVWGILVIVPFISRYLAPVFGVEVSGYSILAGAVVLAVMIIPFILNILIEVFNTIPDELSEASLSLGASKWQTVKRVLVKKAFPGIVSAFGLGLSRAFGETIAVLMVVGNVAKIPEGVFQPGYPLPALIANNYGEMLSIPMYDSALMLAAFVLFAVVLFFNLISRLTIIRLEKHQ; this is encoded by the coding sequence ATGATCCTGACACTGGTTTTTGTGATTCTGATGCCATTTTTCCTTGGTGTTGGTTTATACCTGAAATCCTCAATGTTGTTGGGACAGGAATCTCTTTGGGATCTGTTGTTTTCCAGTGAGTGGAAACCGCTTTCCGGAAAATTCGGTTTTTTATCTTTTATAATCAGTTCTACCTGGGTCACGCTCCTGGCATTGTTGATAGCAGGGCCCATATGTCTGCTTACGGCTATCCATCTAACACAGTATGCGCGCTCTTATGTGCTACGTCTTATGCATCCCGTGATTGACATTCTTGCAGGAATACCATCAGTCATTTATGGTGTTTGGGGCATACTGGTTATTGTTCCTTTCATTTCCAGGTACCTGGCTCCCGTTTTTGGAGTGGAAGTATCAGGATATAGTATTCTTGCCGGTGCCGTGGTACTCGCTGTGATGATCATTCCATTTATCCTGAATATCCTGATAGAAGTGTTTAACACTATTCCTGACGAATTGTCGGAGGCTTCTTTATCGTTGGGGGCCAGCAAATGGCAGACTGTGAAAAGAGTGCTTGTTAAAAAAGCTTTTCCCGGGATAGTATCCGCTTTCGGGCTTGGATTGTCGAGAGCATTTGGCGAGACCATTGCTGTTCTGATGGTTGTGGGAAACGTAGCCAAAATCCCGGAAGGTGTTTTTCAGCCGGGGTATCCTTTACCTGCGTTGATTGCTAATAATTACGGAGAAATGTTATCTATACCGATGTACGATTCTGCCTTGATGCTGGCTGCTTTTGTACTTTTTGCCGTTGTTCTGTTTTTTAATTTGATATCAAGGTTGACCATCATTCGTTTGGAAAAGCATCAATAA